Within Triticum dicoccoides isolate Atlit2015 ecotype Zavitan chromosome 1B, WEW_v2.0, whole genome shotgun sequence, the genomic segment tttgtcaacaagaaagtcatttgtctctaggcaattgataactagactggtaatcattcttgcaattttacatgagggagaggcatgagctaacatactttctctacttggatcatatgtacttatgattggaactctagcaagcatccgcaactacaaagatCATTTAGgtcgtaaaacccaaccatagcattaagtatcaagtcctctttactcccatacgcaataaCCCACTTATCTGTGTTCAGGCTTCTCTCACTCTGACAACCGACAATAAGCAaattatgaacgtattgcaacaccctacagtggggaccCCTCACGTTTGTGCAAgacagagggcaccgtaggacaacaccataataaaatatacactcaaaccaaccacgatcatcaattagcccataggacaaaatggatctactcaaacatcataggataaccacatattgttgggaaataatatatagcgttggcaccatgtttaagtagagattacaacaagGAGAagtggtgttacaccgctgcatagagggggagaaagttggtgttgacggtagcaaggttgttgatgtagatcgtcgtcacgatccttTCCCCGGTGGCGTTCCGCCGCCAcctggagagagggggagagagccccctccttcttcttattattccttggcctccccctagatgggaggaggttccccctctggtccatggcttccatggcgctggaggggcgggagcccctctgagattggatctccctctctgttctcttctctcTCGCGTTTCTGTTTTGTGGCCGAAAACAGTTTCTTATAtccccggagattcgtaactccgattgcgctgagattttaacatgattttcccccggatataagcttccttgcgcctgaaGTAGATATCCAACtgacgtacgaggtgagcacaacccagcaCCGTGCGCCtggcccctagggcacgccctggtGTATCTTTGGGGTTGTGGCCCCCCATTTGCAttgattccaagtcccaaaaatcccatattccaaaataattctccataaatttttatcgtgtttggacttcgttcgatatggatattctgcgaaacaaaaaacatgcaacaaacaggaactggcatttggcactagatcaataggttagtccaataaatcatataaaatattgccaaaagtatgtgaaagttgtataatattggcatgaaacaaacaaaaattatagatatgatggagacgtattagcatccccaagcttaattactgttaGTCCTCGAGTAgttaatgataaaaaagataagttttgatgtggaatgccacctagcataaacttgatcatatgtctaatcatggcacgaatataaagacataagtgattcaaagctatGGTCTATAATTTCACATAaaaacatcaatactcaagcatcccaaaaataatcatgtctttcaaaatgtcaatgctaaagaaagctatccctacaaaatcatatagtcttgtcatgctctgtcttcttaacacaaagtatttatcatgcacaaccccgatgataagccgagcaattggttcatactttttaacgcgcttcagctttttcaacccccacgcaatacatgagcgcgagccatggatgtagcactacgggtggaatagagtatgatgatagggtcaACAAACAATTCGAAATACCTCGACTTTTTCAGAACAGGTCCGAGTCAAATAGCAATGAttcgaagcacttcttttttcattACACTATTTTAGAAACCTAAGGACTCGATCGTATGGATATGGAAAATATAGGATTTTCGATCCTAGCGGGAAAAGAAGGCTTGCCAAGAATGGACGAAGGTATGATTCTAGGAAATCTAGATTTGAAAGataaagaagacaaaaaaaagtaagaaagtctcacatcaacacggctaaccaacgggttatggagatgcccatcaattgatatcaatgcgaggagtagggattgccatgcaatgaatgcactaagatctataagtgtatgaaagctccacataaaaactaagtgggtgtgcaatctaactctatagtgaaaaattcccactagtatatggaagtgacaacataggagactctctatatgaaaaacatggtgctactttgaagcacaagtgtggaactagcatgccccttCCGTTCCTTCTTTcttccatttttttctttttctttctttctttttttctttttttcttttggttcggagtctcatcccgacttgtggggaatcatagtctccatcatccattcctcaccgggacaatgctctaatagtgaaaactgatgatcatcacacttctatttacttacaactctatACCtataataaaatatgactctatatgaatgtctctggcagtgtaccaggatgtgcaacgatctagcataacaacgatatcaaaaaacatacaagccatggaaatatcatgctagctatcttacaatcatgcaaagcaatatgacaatgaatgctcaagtcaccaaaacggaagcggtggaagttgcatggcaatatatctcggaatggctatggaaaggcaataataggtaggtatggcagctgttttgaggaagatataataaggcgtacgtgtgatagagcgtatcatatcatggggtttggatgcatcgacgaagtttgcaccgactctcgagggcaatgcacggtaccgtagaggctagcaaattgcggaaaggtaagagtgcgtatattacatggactcacattagtcataaagaactcatatacttattgcaaaagtttattagccctcgaagcaaagtactactacgcatgcccctagggggaaagattggtaggaaaagaccatcgctcgtccccgaccgccactcataaggaagacaatcaataataaatcatgctccaacttcatatcataacgagagactatacgtgcatacttcaggaatcacaaaccttaacaccaatattcttactaaccacaatcgtttactagtacctcccacatattccatctctatatcgcaaaactattacaaagaatcaaacatatcatattcagtgatccacaagttttatgtaggattttataactaaccatgcaaatgaccaattcctgtcgacTCTCTagatggatataagtgaagcatgggaatttaattctttctacaaaagatcatgctctaataaatataagtgaagcaaaagagcattctacaaacaacggttttctatgtgaagagaaacaggcaatccaaacttcaaatgatataagtgaatcacatgaatcattctataaagccatactcaaaagatataagtgaagtgcaatgagcatcctataaatcaaccatggactatctcataccaccatggtgcataaaagaaaagtgaaatcaAACACAAAGACGCttcaagatttacacatatcacatgaacaaaatgaaaacgaaaacatactgatacttgttgaagaaagatgggatacctttccgggcatccccaagctgagacacttgagtctccttggatatttacttggggtgccttgggcatccccaagcttgaactcttgcctctcctccttctcctcatatcgagacctcctcgatctttgaacacttcatccacatgaaacttaacagaaaactggtgagatccgttagtacaataaagcaaatcactactttaagtactgttgcaaacaaattcatattttttgcattgtagctactgtattataactttcccatggcttataccaccgataaaaatcgataatttcatcaaaacaggcaaaacaatgcatcaaaaacagaatttgtcttaaataggacagtctgtagtaatctgaactctaaccatacttctggtactccaaaaattctgaaacattaggacaaaataaacaatttgtatagcaatactatgcaaaaagtttcagaaacttttgatgttccaataaaaaatgtaaatcatgcactacaaccaaagtttctatttttgcaccgcacataccaacatgcaatctaatcatcctagagacaaatcttggcacattatttttatgatacaatggatttgtacaaggggtaattatttttgtgagaaacttccatgaaaaatttacATTGttcccatgagcatgaacacaagtgttcaaggtcgaccctcacttctccattgcatcacctttcaatcgcttctcttttaGAAAAAGGTTTTTAGGCCCCtcctatatttttttatttttaaactttataaaagcactcagcaaaaataaatgactctctaaaacttccgggttgtctccctggcaacgctttctttaaagccttaagctaggcataaagtgctcaagtaatgaatccacccggataccAAGGTAtaacaaagccaattttaattaacaatgatttataatttagtagtgagcacaaagcaatatATATCATTCAATGACAAAGTCTTACTCTCTTCCTAtgtatcggcatgtcatacaagaacaattcattcacatcaagtaaaggccaatacatagcataagaagtttcttgcaattttatcgtgttggatacATAGAGAGattgagatgtagttcctctctcataataatcgcaagtaggagcagcaagcacatgcatattatattcatcaaaatcatcatgtgtaatggtaaaaggcaacccatcaatgtaatccttaataagtgcaaacttctccgatataatgtagtttggagaattcaaaaagataataggactaccatgtgtgggtgcaataacaacaatttcattctcaacataaggaactatagcaagttcatcttcgaaaacataattcatattggcatcatggccacaatcatagtaagcatcaagttcatcaaaaagggatatttcaagtgaatcaacaggatcatagcaattatcatagaattcatccttcggtaagcatgaagggacatTGAGAAAGGTATGAGTTGAAgagtactctcattagaaggtggacacgggtagctaatccgttcttcctccgtttgttcttcgctcttctcatcatctttttcatccaatgagctcacagtttcatcaatctcttcttccatagactcctgcaaaatattagtctcttcttggacttcTTTCATCGATttttttttctggatataagcttctTTGCGTCCGAAGTAGAGATCCAACTGACATACGagttgagcacaacccaccaccgcgCACATGGCCCCTAGGGCACGCCGTGGTGTATCCTGGGggctgtgggcccccgtttgcattgattccaagtcccaaaatcacatatattccaaaataattcttcgtaaatttttgATGGATTTGTCCTTGATGGATTTGCTCAGATCTGGTTGTAGCTCATCTACGTTGATGTGTCTTCATGTTGGATATTTCTGATCTACACCACTCTTCATCGACGACGATTGCTGTTCTGCTGCACTGTTCCTATGGGGTCTTAGCataacgacttcccgactgtctactacaataagatttgttcggctccggcgagggatagaggatgacggtggcgcgccttcggcccgcttcagtgcttgtagtcgttgctagacGGTATAtggatctagatgtaatttttattatttatggTGTTTGTTGTACTATGACTGAAGATGAGTAGAATGGAAGTTTCCGGCAGAAAAAAATTAATCAAAGAAAAGGAAATGTGTGTTACTGAATTAAAGTCTTAAAGAACAGCGTGCCACTTTATCAAATTGCTCTAACAAAAATAAGAAAACAGAAACGAAGTGAGCAGTAGAGTAGAAAAACGGAAAGACAAGAAACAACTGCGCGAGTACCCGTCCCGTCTGTCCCGCGGCCGCTTCCCTCCCCCTTCCACCCTCTTCCTTCCACCCGGATCTCGCGCGCGGCGGAGATAACACCGAGCCACCTCTTCAGCCCTCTCATCCGCGCGGATGAGCGGCGGCTCGGCCCCCCTCCCCTACTCGATGCGAGATGTGGATGGCGGCGCATACAACAACGCCAAGTTCCGCCAACGATCTCGCCTCAAGGTGCTTGTGATCCAGGGCCCCATTTCCTTTCTCAGTATTGGCCGGCGAGAGACCTGGTCTCTGCGGCAGTCACTACGATGTTCTCGAATCCGTGCGCTGCGGCGGTTAGACTCGCTTGGGTGATTCGTTCGGCGTATGTTTATTCGAGGAGCTGAGAACCCGGAAATCTTGTTGGTTCTGAGGGGTTCGTGACCTCGGATCTGTGGGTTTACCTACTTCCCGTAAAGGTGCTGGAACGGATCGTACGTTTGGATCTCTGCAGCGTCGGGTCTTAGGTGCTTCTTTTGACTTAGTGATCTGTCTGAGGCTGCTAAGTTAAATGAATGAAGTGGTGATTTGTTGTGATAAATGATTGTGCAGCAAAGTTCACATTGTTGGTATATGTTGCCCTAATCATCTCCATTGGTTTTGTCACCCTAAAAGAATCACATGGCATCGACAGGCATGGAAACTGTTGTGCTTTACCATCACTAGATTGTCAGTTAATTGAATCAAAGCGAAAGCATCTTTAGTTGTTCATTATTGTTTGACTCGTTTGTATTTTAGTCTGTACTTGAACTATGCATAATTGGTCGCCGGTCTAAAATTGAGTTGGACGATGGTTATATGTCATGTTACTGCATGGAATTAGCCAAGATCACTATACCTCTAGAGGTAGGAAtttaaggaaaaacaaaaacattCCAGTATAGTTGCTAAAACTATATGGAAAACTATGGAATTCGATAAAGTCAGTAAAGGCTTTCTCTCTTTTGTGTTCGATTTTGGCAGGCTGGTTGTATGTAATATTACGTTACTGCATGAAATTAACCAAGATCATCATATCTTATAGAAGTAGGAAGTTTAAGCAAATTCTAAAATATGCAGTATAGTTACTTAAACTTTCTGGACAAGGACAACCATGGAATTCTGTAAAGTTAGTAAAAACGTCCTCTCTATTTTTAATGTTTAAAATCCCTGCATTTTTCAATATTTTTTCCGGAATGTCCTTGATTTATAAATTTCCTGCAATATTCCTGTGGACTCCCTAGGCACATTTGATAAAGGAGATAAGCAATCCTAACCGGGTTAACTATCTTGGTTCTTGAGTCAATTATGTTCCAACATCTCGATATGGTGCGAAAGTCGATCTGGGATGCCGGGACAGGTACATGGACAACCAATTGTTTTTAGGTTGTAGCTGGGGTCACTTTATCTATAGAAGTAGAGAAGTTCAGGGAACAAGAAAAATATTCCAGTAAGTTACTATAAATTCGTAGAAAATTATGGAATTCAGTGATACTACTGAAGACTTTTTTCTATTTGTTATTTTCAAAATTCTAGTATTTTTCAAAAACTTTTTTGCATGGTTAAAAAAGTGCGCACATGTGTGCACTTTAAGTGTGCCTAGGCACTAGGCTACAGCAGAACGCCTTGCACTTAATTGTGCTAGGCGTGCGCTTAGGCGAGATAGGCGCTAGGTAGAGGCAAAACTAGGAATTTACGCCTAGTGCTTTTTGCAACGTTGCTTTTTCTAAAGGCTCGTATTTTTCTTCTAAATTTTCTTGAATACTCCCGTAGACACTCGTAGGTACATTTGATAAAGAAAATAAGGCATTCTTAAACTGGTTAACTATCTTGAGTCGATTATGTTctaacatctctacatgatacataAGTCTATCTGGGATGGCTAGGACAATCTTTGGTAGGTTGCTACGTGAAGAGTACATGGAACTGAATTTAAGATTAAAGATTTCTAGCCTGTCACATGGTTGTTTATATTGAGCTCACGGTATAATTAGTTGCCCTTTTCGACTTGGCCCTTACTTTTATTGCTCCAATAGAAGGTAGTTAGTTAACAGAGGAACATTGCCATAGATGTCTCTGTTCACATTTGAGAAAGGAGATAAGATGTCTAGATTTTGGTTCATTATTTTGAGTCGGTCATGTTCCCATGTTGGATGGGTACGTATGTTGGATGAATCTGCCTATATGTAACCGGTTGTAAGCTGCGGCATGCATATGTTCTCATTAATTTGTCCATATACGAATGTATACTTTTCTTTGGTGCCTTATATACGCATATCTATGATGTATTTTGGTGACTTGACTAACATGAGAAACATTATCTTGGTGGACTTTACCTAGGTGTACTTCTTTTTCTTGGTGATTACATTTGGTGGAATACGTTGCCTTGGACTATATGTGATTTTCATTTCCTTGGCACTTGCATGTAGTGGATCTCAATGGCTAGCGTCTTTTCCATCAATTTTGGTAGAATTACGTAACTCTAATGGTCGTGACTGGTGTAGGTATAGTTATGATGACCATGGCTTTGATTTGTTTAGGCACATCTATGATGATTCATTGGTTTGTGATCCACTAATAACAAGAGGGCCTACATTTCAGTGGCCACATATTTTTGTTTTTTGCGGGATTCTCTAGTCTAAACATTTAGTTTCCGTCTGTCGTAGAAGTGCAAACACTGTTGCGCATGACTTATCCAAATTTGGCTGTTTGTATCACCTGAACCACTGTGTGGAATGGGTCTGATGTACCAGCCCATGTGGCCGATTGTGTGGAATGGGGGTCCGATGTACCAGCCCATGTGGCCGATTGTGTCGCGGGCGACCTGCCCGAGCACCGTTAAGTTTTAATAAGGCTAtgctttatttaaaaaaaaatgtATTGTGTTTTTAGTATTATAGTTACTTGTGTCTGTCCTTTCTTACGAGGGAGCATATTATCCGAGTTCACATCAGTTTCTTTCCTTGCCATGTAGAATATGCATGTATTGTTGTTATGTGCTAATTAGTTCTTTCCTCTAAGGTTTTTATTTTTCATGTGTAGATGGTTACCCAGGCTCTTATTTCTAAGAGCAGCAAGTACCAATTTGGAAAATTCACCCTTGGGAAATTCTTGAGCCTTTTAATGGTTTCTGGCTTAATATACTTGCTTGCGCACAAAAGTTCGAAGGGTTTTGTATCTGGTGAGCTCCATAACAAAGAAGTAGAGAGTAGACATGCCAGTAAAGATTCTCCTACTATCCGTACATTCTGGAGAAAGCCACCAAGGCTACCTCCACGTCTTCCTCCAAATGAAATATATAAGAACAGTACAATACTTCACCACCCCCCTTCATCTGAATGGACATCCAGGCAGAAGAAAGTAAAAGAAGCATTCGAACATGCATGGTCTGGCTACCGAAATTATGCGCTGGGTCATGATGAGCTTATGCCTTTGAGCCGCAGAGGTGTAGACGGATTAGGAGGTCTAGGTGCTACTGTTGTGGATTCTTTAGACACTGCAATAATAATGGGTGCTGACGATATTGTGTCTGAAGCATCAAAATGGATTGAAGACAACCTAATGAAAAAGATCAGCGAGAAAGGGCAGGTTAACTTATTTGAAACCACTATCCGTGTCTTGGGAGGGCTTCTTAGTGCGTATCATTTGAGTGGTGGAGACCAAGCAGGAGGAGGTGATTCTGGGATAGCAGTAACACCTAACAAGACTAATCCAGATCGTCTTCTGGCAGTCTCAAAGGATTTAGCAGACAGATTATTGTTAGCTTTTACATCAAGTCCATCGGCTATACCTTTTAGCGATGTTGTTCTTCGTGAtcgttctgcacatgcatcccctgATGGCTTAAGCAGCACCTCTGAGGCTACAACATTGCAACTGGAGTTCAGTTACCTTAGCAGAATATCAGGAGATCCAAAGTATGACTCAGAGACAATGAAGGTGTTAGAGCATATGCGAACACTCCCAACAGTGGAGGGTTTGGTGCCTATTTATATTAAGTATGTATGGCTTCAACCCTTATATACCTTGCGCGACTATGTAAACTTTACCTGTCATCATATTATATTGCATTTTCCTATCATCAGAAGCATTAAATTGTAGAAGAAATGGCTATGTTCTCATTCTTGCCTTCTTGTATGCAGTCCTTACTCTGGACAGTTTAGCGGAGAGAATATTCGACTAGGGTCGCGTGGTGACAGTTACTATGAGTACCTATTAAAAGTTTGGATTCAGCAAGAAAATTATCGTAACACTAGCTTGAAGTATCTATTTGAAATGTATACGGAAGCGATGAAAGGGGTCAAGCATCTTCTTGTTCGAAAAACTACTCCAAATGGGTTAGTTTTTGTTGGGGAGCTTCCCAGTGGACGAAATGGTGCTTTTAGCCCTAAAATGGATCACTTGGTATGCTACTCATCATGCATCTACCACTTTTTCTCTCTAATGAGAACCTCCTCATTTTGTAATCCTTCTTTTCCTGAATAACATTTTTGACCCTAATTTTGATGGACACTAGTTTTCCTTGAGAATTAATGTCATTTCTTCATTCTGTAGGTTTGTTTTCTTCCTGGCACCCTTGCTCTGGGTGCAACAAAGGGTATCACTAAGAAAAAGGCTCTTGAGAGTAATCTTCTAACTAAAGAAGACATAGAAAATCTTCAGCTTGCTGAAGATCTGGCTAAAACTTGTGTTGAAATGTACTTTGTGACTTCTACTGGACTTGCTCCTGAAATTACTTATTTTCACATTGAGGTAAGCAATTCACTGAGCTATGGAGTATCTTGACGTACTCTTGAGCTATCCACATAacattttatttttcttatatttTAACATCTTATTTGGGTCTGGATGTTGCAGGGTAATCCTGATGGTGGACCTGATGGTGGGAACAAAAGTAATGAATATATTAGTGACATCACAATCAAGCCTCTTGATCGTCACAACCTTTTACGCCCAGAGACTGTGGAATCCCTATTTGTTTTGCATAGAATCACAGAGGATCCAAAGTAAGATTTTGGGATATTATATAACCTTCAGGCTGCCTACTTTTGTGTTGCATTATGCTAGTTGTTGCTTACTATTACTGTTATAAAAAAAAGCTGTTTTGTGTACAGGTATAGGGAGTGGGGTTGGCAAATTTTTCAGGCCTTTGAGAAGTATACAAAAGTTGATTCTGGTGGTTATACTTCACTGGATGATGTCACAAGCCTACCTCCACCTAGGAGAGACAAAATGGAAACCTTCTTCCTGGGGGAAACATTGAAGTACCTGTATTTGCTGTTTGGTGAAAGTAATATTCTTCCACTGGACAAGTATGTATTTAATACTGAGGCCCACCCACTTCCAGTCATTCGGTCTGTGGTACAGGTTTCTAATACCGTATAGCATCAAATGTATCACTGTTGTACTTAGTGTAGTAAGATGAGAAAGGTTAACTAACAGAAATGTGAGAAATCTTGTAACTTTGTTTTTGGACAACCAGGCTGAAACAATGAGTAGCTTTCTCCTTTCTAGATGTTTGTGCTTGTGCCACAGGCGGTTTAAGTGGCAAGAAAATCGTTCTTGGAAGCAAAGCTCAAAAATGTGTCATCTTCATAGTTTGATACAGAGATCTGCACTTGTATTTATTGGAAGATAATATATCTTCTCTAAACTGTGCAATCCATTCCAATTCTGAAATTACTAAATGGCACCACCAAGATTTTTATCTTTGTTATATCTACTATCATGTGTCAGCCATCTAACCTCATATAATGTCCCACCAAGTTGGACTATGCCTACCTGGTGAGTGAAACTATGGCTCTATATCTTCTTTATCTCCAGTTGTTCCTCTTTCCTAGCCCTTTTCGTACATGCTCCTCGTTTT encodes:
- the LOC119329569 gene encoding mannosyl-oligosaccharide 1,2-alpha-mannosidase MNS3-like isoform X1 — its product is MSGGSAPLPYSMRDVDGGAYNNAKFRQRSRLKMVTQALISKSSKYQFGKFTLGKFLSLLMVSGLIYLLAHKSSKGFVSGELHNKEVESRHASKDSPTIRTFWRKPPRLPPRLPPNEIYKNSTILHHPPSSEWTSRQKKVKEAFEHAWSGYRNYALGHDELMPLSRRGVDGLGGLGATVVDSLDTAIIMGADDIVSEASKWIEDNLMKKISEKGQVNLFETTIRVLGGLLSAYHLSGGDQAGGGDSGIAVTPNKTNPDRLLAVSKDLADRLLLAFTSSPSAIPFSDVVLRDRSAHASPDGLSSTSEATTLQLEFSYLSRISGDPKYDSETMKVLEHMRTLPTVEGLVPIYINPYSGQFSGENIRLGSRGDSYYEYLLKVWIQQENYRNTSLKYLFEMYTEAMKGVKHLLVRKTTPNGLVFVGELPSGRNGAFSPKMDHLVCFLPGTLALGATKGITKKKALESNLLTKEDIENLQLAEDLAKTCVEMYFVTSTGLAPEITYFHIEGNPDGGPDGGNKSNEYISDITIKPLDRHNLLRPETVESLFVLHRITEDPKYREWGWQIFQAFEKYTKVDSGGYTSLDDVTSLPPPRRDKMETFFLGETLKYLYLLFGESNILPLDKYVFNTEAHPLPVIRSVVQVSNTV
- the LOC119329569 gene encoding mannosyl-oligosaccharide 1,2-alpha-mannosidase MNS3-like isoform X2, translated to MSGGSAPLPYSMRDVDGGAYNNAKFRQRSRLKMVTQALISKSSKYQFGKFTLGKFLSLLMVSGLIYLLAHKSSKGFVSGELHNKEVESRHASKDSPTIRTFWRKPPRLPPRLPPNEIYKNSTILHHPPSSEWTSRQKKVKEAFEHAWSGYRNYALGHDELMPLSRRGVDGLGGLGATVVDSLDTAIIMGADDIVSEASKWIEDNLMKKISEKGQVNLFETTIRVLGGLLSAYHLSGGDQAGGGDSGIAVTPNKTNPDRLLAVSKDLADRLLLAFTSSPSAIPFSDVVLRDRSAHASPDGLSSTSEATTLQLEFSYLSRISGDPKYDSETMKVLEHMRTLPTVEGLVPIYINPYSGQFSGENIRLGSRGDSYYEYLLKVWIQQENYRNTSLKYLFEMYTEAMKGVKHLLVRKTTPNGLVFVGELPSGRNGAFSPKMDHLVCFLPGTLALGATKGITKKKALESNLLTKEDIENLQLAEDLAKTCVEMYFVTSTGLAPEITYFHIEGNPDGGPDGGNKSNEYISDITIKPLDRHNLLRPETVESLFVLHRITEDPKYREWGWQIFQAFEKYTKVDSGGYTSLDDVTSLPPPRRDKMETFFLGETLKYLYLLFGESNILPLDKYVFNTEAHPLPVIRSVVQVYLFSQENCPCLFGKILVITWIKSVEPHMQDFFT